The genomic window ATCCGTTCCTTGGGCACCCCCAGTCTTTCAGCGCGTTCTGCCCCGTACTGCAGGAAATCCAGTTGGCCGGGAGCGTGGGCGTCACTGTCGATGCTGAAGAGGCAGCCTGCGTCCAAGGCCATGGCAATGAGGTTGTCCGGCGGGTCCTGCCGCTCGGGACGGGAATTGATTTCGACCGCGACGCCCCACTCCGCGCACTCCTTGAAAACTTTTGCGGCATCGAATTCGGATTCGGGCCGTGTTCCCCGCGATCCCTGGACCAGGCGCCCGGTGCAATGCCCCAGCACGTTGGTATGGGGATCGCTGATGCCGCCCAGCATCCGCGTTGTCATGGTTTTTTTGTCCGAGCGGAGCTTCGAGTGGACGCTGGCGACCACCACATCCAACTGGGCCAGCATGGGGGGAGCCTGGTCCAGGGTTCCGTCCTCGAGGATATCTACTTCAATTCCTTTCAGGAGGCGGAAACCATCAGAGCTTGCGTTGATCCCATCCACCACGCCGAGCTGCTTTTCAAGCCGTTCCACGCTCAGGCCATTGGCGATGGTCAGATTGGGGGAGTGGTCTGTGAGGGCAAGATACTCACGGCCGAGCGTCCGGGCCGCTGCCACCATTGCTTCGATGGGGGAGCCGCCGTCGGACCAGTTGCTGTGACTGTGGAGATCGCCCCGAAGAGCCGCCCGCAGCATTTCCCCGCCGGATGCCAACGATTCCGTTCCGCGCTCGCGCAGGTCCGCAAGATACTCCGGTACCCGGTCTTCGAGGGCCTGCGTGATGACTTCAGCGCTCCGGTTGCCGACGCCTTTGAGGCTGGTGATCCGCCCGCTGCCTGCAAGCTTCGCCAGTTGTTCGGGCGATAGCTGCCGCACGGCGTCGGCCGCCTTTCGGAAGGCCTGGACCTTGAAGGTGGGGGCTTGGCTGCGTTCGAGCCAAAAGGAGATTTCGTCGAGCGCCTCGATAGGATCCATGGCTCCATGATCCACGAACCGGGCGCACCATCAACAGTGGGCATTGTCGATGGTGCGCCGGTTTGGTCGCGGTCAACTAGTGATGGCGACCCGGGACCAGGGCGGGATTGGAGCCCTGGCCGTTTTCTTCATGTGGGGACTGGCCGTGCTCGCCATGCGGGACGGCGTGTTGTCCTGCCATTGAGGCAGCCAGCCCGGGTGTTGCCACTGAGGCAACAACGACGGCGGCTCCGAACGCGGCTGCCAGAAGCCGCCCGGTCCTTGGCTGGCCGTGGGCGCCGCCGTCGTTGGTCTTATGCTGCCGCCTCAGCCAGCCCGCCCCGGCAAGTGCCATGAGCGTCAGGCCGAGGGCGGCAACGTGGCTCACATCAAGCGAGCGGAGGGCACTGACTTCGGCAACCGTGACTGCAAGGTGCGCCGCGGCAGCAACCGAGAGAACAGGAAACGCCCATCGGGCGAAAACCAGGGCGTTGCGGTGCAATCCCCACAGGGACCAACCCAGGAAGGCCAGGCCCGCGGTGAGGGTTGCGACGCCGCTGATCACGGTTCCCGGTGTCGCTGAGGTGTTTCCCGTCAGATATCCGGCGGCAAGTGAAAGCTCGACCATCCCGGCGGCCATCGCTGCGAAGTACACGAACAGGAGGGTGGCTGCGTTCAGTGTGGGGTGGTTTCTGCGTTCCATGGTCCTTGCCGTCCTATCGCTGCTTGATGAGTCTGTTCAGGCGCTGTCCAGGCGGATCAGGCGTGGGCGGAAGCCACTGCGGCCTTGTCCTGGGACAGGGCAACACCGAGCAGGACCACGGCGCTGGCGAGGTGCAGGACGTTGTCCGCGCCGTTGAGGGCGATGATGTTCAGTGAGGAACCCACCAGGAACAGGCCCAGGATGCCTACCAGGAGGTAGACGCCACCGACAGCGGTGTTGACCGACTTGGACAGCGTGACGCTGTTCATGCCGGAGTACAGAAGGGCGGCGCCAATGGCCAGGTGGATGATGTTGTGGAGGGGGTTCACGGCGAAGATGATCAGGTTGGCGCCCTCGGTGGCGAAGAAGCCGATTCCCGAGGTAACAAAGAATCCGAGCACGCCTACCAGGAGGTAGACAGCTCCGAAGATGGTGGCGATCAGGCGATTGGGCGAAGTACGCATGGTCCGGGCCTTCCGATGATGGCCGGTTGTTCCGGCCGTCCTGCTGAGCCCCGGCTGGGGCTCTCAAGCAGGGATTCGGACCATATGCGCAGGTGGATGGGTGGTAATGCGGAAATTTCTTTGCTGCAATTACGGGCGAAGACGGATGCTGCTCATTTTGAGGTCGTTGGTGCCCTCGAAGACGTACTGGAGATTTATGGTCTTGCCGTCGCACTGCAAAGTCCCGGAAAGATCGGCCTTGTTGTTGCCGTTGTTGTTGTTCACGTTCACCGAGTTGTAGTTCGGTTTGCATGAGGCATCCAGGTTCAGGCTGGCAATGCCGTCCATGAACGACTCCTTGTCCAGCTCGTCCTTCAGCGGCTGGCTCAGGTAGTTATCGTAGGCCTGCTCTGTCTGGCCGGAGACCACCAGGTTGGTGAATTCGTCAGCCAGGGACCTGGCTTTGGACGTCGCATTGCCCACGAGGTTGACCAGCAGCACAATGCCAACCACGGCCAGGACGATCACACCGCCAACGATGCTAAGGACGATCCACAAAACCTTCCTGCTCTTCTTGGCCGGCGGTTGCCCGAATTGGCCCGGAGGGTACTGCCCGGGCTGGAATTGGCCCTGCGGGTAAGGGTTCTCCGGGTAAGGGTTCTGGCCGGGGGCGTACGCGTTTTGTCCCTGCGGGTAGGGGTTGTTGGCGTCCTGGCCGGGTGCTCCGGGCTGTGGGGCGCCGTAGGTGGGGCCGCCATACGGCGGGTTTCCGGACCCGGGACCGCCAGGTTCAGCAGGCGTGGACGACGGCGGCTGCTGCCACTGCGGCGCGGCGCCGGGCTGTGCCTGGTAACCGGGGCCCGGCGGAACCGGCGGCGGGTTGTTGCCCGGGTAGTGGGGGTTGGGTTGCCCGGGTTCTTGCGGGTTGCTCACGGTAGTGCCCCTTTCAGCAGCCTTCGGCAGGGCCACCACATGGCCGGGGTCCTCTGGCCGGCCCCCGATACGTCCTCTTGCATCCAATCGCATGCGGGTTCTCCGGGCAAGTACCGCCTCGCAGAAAACCGCAGGTGGGTGGGGCTTTTCAGTCCCCGGAGCGCCGTCCCAGCAACGGTTGGACGCGGTAGGGAATCATCTCCCGCATCGCCAGCGCTGTATCGGTCCTTTCCACACCGTCGCAGCCAAGGATTTTTCCGTTGATGCGATACAGGTCCTCTGCGTCCAACGCGACAACGCGCAGCAGCAGATCCGCCGAACCCGTCAGGCCAAAGCCTTCGAGGATCTCCGGAATGTCCGCAAGATCCTGCGCCAGCGAGGCGAGCTTTTGCTGTTGTACGTGGACGGTGATGAATGCAGTCAACGGGTAGCCGAGGGCAGCC from Arthrobacter sp. StoSoilB20 includes these protein-coding regions:
- a CDS encoding Lrp/AsnC family transcriptional regulator yields the protein MQPLDGTDTRLLSAMAKDPRGTVVALAQKLGLSRNTVQARMALLEKKHAFLSFERRINPAALGYPLTAFITVHVQQQKLASLAQDLADIPEILEGFGLTGSADLLLRVVALDAEDLYRINGKILGCDGVERTDTALAMREMIPYRVQPLLGRRSGD
- a CDS encoding PHP domain-containing protein encodes the protein MDPIEALDEISFWLERSQAPTFKVQAFRKAADAVRQLSPEQLAKLAGSGRITSLKGVGNRSAEVITQALEDRVPEYLADLRERGTESLASGGEMLRAALRGDLHSHSNWSDGGSPIEAMVAAARTLGREYLALTDHSPNLTIANGLSVERLEKQLGVVDGINASSDGFRLLKGIEVDILEDGTLDQAPPMLAQLDVVVASVHSKLRSDKKTMTTRMLGGISDPHTNVLGHCTGRLVQGSRGTRPESEFDAAKVFKECAEWGVAVEINSRPERQDPPDNLIAMALDAGCLFSIDSDAHAPGQLDFLQYGAERAERLGVPKERIVTTWPLEQLREWLSLKK
- a CDS encoding DUF4383 domain-containing protein, coding for MRTSPNRLIATIFGAVYLLVGVLGFFVTSGIGFFATEGANLIIFAVNPLHNIIHLAIGAALLYSGMNSVTLSKSVNTAVGGVYLLVGILGLFLVGSSLNIIALNGADNVLHLASAVVLLGVALSQDKAAVASAHA